The genomic stretch AACGTAATTGTTGTTGCTTGTGTTTAttgaaagttatttttaatttaatttaccaaacataaatgctacacttcttaaaaaaaatcatcttTTAAAAGCTAACTTTTACAAGCtacttttgaaaaataaagattttacCAAACTAAGCCCAAGTCCCTTAACAAGTCTAAGGGTCAGTACTCAGTATTTAAGGTGAACATTTCAGCTGATCAAAGTTATTCTGTTAACTCAAACGTAAGACTAAAGCATAAGAGCAAACACCAATGTATATGTTGCTCAGCTGGAAGAAACTTTTGCTAGGTGAATCAGAGATTTTAGGTTCAATTCCTATGCATATAAGACTTGTTAAAACTCGGAAGGGAGAGCTTTGCTTCCTAAGTGGTCCTACCCAGCCAGAGCAGAGGAGTCCCTCCAAATGAAGGATTACTTGTTTCAACTTTCAACCAAAAAGGGCAGAAGAACATACTCACACACAGCGCTCAAAGCTGATTGAGGTCTCTTTTCTTTGACTAATCCAAATATACAATTTAGCAATTCACTACAAGTACAAAGTATTATAGTTTCTTGATTAATTATGTAGATGATCCATACCCtagaaaattttgaattttaagaTATATATCCACCCCTATACACAAGGCTACAAGCTAACTTCTTAAAGCAGCATAATCCATGGCATAAGAATCTTATTGAATTGCAGAAAAACTGAAGCTGCTAATTGTTAATTTGGTGCAGACGAAACGAGTTGACAAGAAATTGGTCAACATCTCAAGtctagaaatgaaaagaaacTCAAATACAGAAGAATAGAAAAACTCACCCTGAATCAATAACTAtttcaacaaaaattcaaaaatgatacttaaaaataaaaaacggCAACAACAGCATAACAAATCCTTTTAACAACAATTCAACAACACAAAATCaatgattaattaatttcaGATTCAGAAATCACAAATCAGAATATCAGACATTCAAAACACTAAACCTTCACCTAGCAATTACAAACAAAGCCAGCAAAACTAGCACAACCAGCAACTACACATCAAAGCCATTAGcaaatttgaacaaaaaaattaggAGCCATCAGCAAAACCAACAATTAGAAAACAAAGCCAGCAATACAAACACTAACATTCACCCAGCAACTACAAATCAAAGCAAAACCAGCAACTACAACACAATGAAAAACAgatatgaaattaaaaatagcCCCACAACACAATGAACAATAACAAGTTAAGAGCCATCAGCAATTAAAAATAGGAGCCACAACACAATGATTAACCATATTCTTAACCTAAAGCAGGAGCCATCAGCAATTAAAAACAGGAGCCAAGACCCAAGAAGAGTAAGTTTTCAGCATTAACAAAACAGCAAAACAGAATAAGTTTTCAGCATTAAAAACAGATATGAAATTAACAAGACCATATCTAAATTCTGCCTACAGCATTCAACAATATTGCAAAACATTACAAGTTTCCAgcattaacaaaacaacaaaacaacaaaacactaaAATAGAGTAACAGTTACATAATAGAGTAAGTTTCCAACATATTAGGTGTTCTGGACCAAAACAGAGTAACAGTTACAATTGTCCAGCATATTAGGTGTTCTAGACCAAAACAGAGTAACAAGTAGAATTACAAAACAGCAAAACACTAAAACAGCAATATTAGCCTATTAGGTGTTCTGGATACAAATCACATAACAGAGACAGTTTCTAGCATTAGCAACCAATCCAAACATACAAGGAAGAACATagatacaaggaattgaagaacaAAGAACGAATTTCCACAGCAATCAGAACCATACATACAAGGAAGACTGAAGAACAAAGAACGAAGAACGAAGACTGAAGTCCGAAAAACGAAGACTGAAgaccaaagaagaagaagaaccaaaCTTCAAACCAAGACCCAAGAAGAATTGAAACAATATGGAtcaaaaattgaagaagaagctcagaGAAGATGAAGACGAGGAGCACTCACCTGGTTCGAAAAGCCAGCGAAGACGAAGAGACCTGCTGACTTACTGGGTTCCTGAGGACTTGGGACAGCGGCGGCGCTGACGACCTCTGAACGGCGGCGACGATGGAGGGCTACGGTTCGGGGTTCCTAGGGCTAGGGTTCGGCGATGATGGATTCCTTGGAGTGAGCTGTGAGGTGATTAGGTGAATCTGAGTGAATGGGGAAAGGGGGGGTGGAGAACGAGTGTTATCgggtttttagtttttattttttattttttttaaatataaaaaacgACATCGTTTTAAGAGGACCGTCCGGTTATCGGTTCGATCCAACCGGCCGGTTCGCCGGTTTTTGAACGATTTTTTCTCAAGCGGTCATAAGAGGAGGACTGGACTGCTTGCGTTGTCGGTTCTCGGTTGAATCGGTCCGACCGGCCGGTCCGGTtcgattttcagaaccttgcCACCTTATGACTTGATATCAGTATCAAAAAGGAGGGTTTTAGATTAGACATGTATGTATACAATAAGaaaatcaaaccaaaatttTGAACAGTTAATGTGTAATTAGTTTACCTGAATGTAATCACAAAGTTTGAATGGCGTTGTTGCGTAAGAAGCCACGAAGTGATGGATACTATTCGAGTGTTCGGTTCACTTTTGGGTGAAGAACCAAAGCTAACAGGAGGGTAGACTTGTCATTTCCATGACATTTATATTTGGTATGATAACTTTgtaaatttaacaaataaaaacatagaataaaatattagtataaaataaaataaacagcatttttatgtgatttttttaaaacGAAATTgattatatttgtatttttattgagtATTTTGACTTTTCTACAAACAAATATTGTCTCGATTTAAACGGTGTAATATGTTATTTATTGAAATATGATAATCAGAATTTGTTATTGATgcattgtattttttaaaattaaaaataataaagaatattcacttttgagttttgacaaattatatttttaaaatattaaaaaataaaaaaatattttgccATCGACGAAttcacttttaaaaaattaaaacagatAATTCGTCATGGACAAATTGCCAATGCGCTGCCAAATTCACCttttaaaatttacaatttGCCAATGATAAATTCTATTTATtctcatatttttaaaatcaccAACAATCTCCACTTTTCGATATTTTACCTCCCAATAAtcatatgaaattttttttacttagaAGAATATCATCTTTCCAAGTATTATGATTTCGCCAACAAGAAAGAGTGACATTTTGATTAACATATgaattaactaatttaaaaacaaCACTCTATATACCACTTTtcattgatttaaataatattatttgataGTATCAAACACCTAACTTCACCTATGTTGCATAATCGGTCTCAAGTCCGGATAAAGATATAGGACACAATAACGTAGTTTGATCCATGTAGCTGACTTTATCTAGTGGATAAGACTTTGTTCTTGATTTGATAGTATCAAATCATGTACAAATTTGCAATTGTCCCCAAAATAGCACCGCCCACCAGCATAATATCTACATAGCTGCTTTTGCTTGTGGATTTCTCTGTTGTTCAGCAACGGAAGAAGGTGATTAGCACTAGTCAAAGGATTTCTGTGTGCAAACCTGTTTCTCTCACTAGGATGGTATTGGTATTGCCCTTTTTCTTTGGAGTGGAGGTCACCAAGTTGAGCTTTAATGATTGGGTCAGATGAGTGCTTCCAATCTTGCTGGTTATTTACATGGTTAACACCAAATGATGTCGATTCATTCGATCGTCTAGAACTAGCAGACTTACTCCACTGTTCGGTCACTGCTGATGGGAATGGTGGTTTTTCTTGATTAATGGCAGATACAGCTGAACTCTTAGATAGGAATGCTGGTTTTTCTTGATTAATGGCATGAGGATGATGTATTACTGAATGCTTTCTGGAGACCCTGAATATTTGTAGAATGTAGAAAGGACATCACATAATTTTACAAACATAAACAAGAAGGCTTGAATTTAAAGTCCTGAATTATTTAAGGTACCTGTTTTCCACAATTGCTTGTCTGTTCACTTTTTCTTGTACCCTTGCTTCTCTATCTGCCCGAGCAATAGATCCCCTCGAGTGTTTCTCCGTCAATATTTTCTGCCTTTCCCCTTCATCCTCCCATTTCTGAAGTGGAGAATAGAGACACATATGGTAATAAAGATTAAATGATGAGAGGAAGAAGGTTAAAAAAGAATGATGGGGGAAGAAGGTCTGTCAAACAATGAGAACCTGTCTCAAAGTCTTCAACCTATAAAGGTTTCGACCCTTAATCAATAGGGGATGAAGCGGAGGAAAAGGCTTTTCTCCTTTGCTCCAGAGTACTTCAATCTACatcagaaagaaaaaaagatgcaCACATTGTTACtggaaggaaaagaaagaatgaatggttcaaaatgttgaaaaaaaaaaatagtagcTTAATTCATGAACTACGGGTTTAACAACGACTATGATAATAGCATTCTTCTACTTGGAAAATAACCTCGGCTTAAATCATTGATGACCAATGCCACCATAAAGTCAGCATCATATAAGAACATTTTTCTCAGGGAATTTCTTAGGTGAAGAGTAGAATTGGGTGAACTAGGAAAATTCTCACTAAAAAGAACAATCCTATTCTTCATTGAAAGGTACAATACACCATAACATTTCCCTTTTTCTTACCGTAAAAGTATGCTGCTGCTTGGCAGTGCCATAGCTTTCTTTCACTATGCGACCTGCAACAGTCCTTTTACCACATGATGGACCGCTGGCACTTCTAGATGCTATGTTGAACCTGAGAAAACCAATTCTGATAAGGAAACAGGAAAAAGATGGCAGTAATTGTAACATCAACAAAACCAATAAGGCAACTATGTGTACTTATgtgtcaaatttaaaataaacgAATAAATAAATGCTGTCTATTAGACGTATTGTATGCTTTCTTGTGTTGTAAGCAAGGTAGATCTTTATTATCAATCACACACGGAAAGTTATTTGAAAAAGGACAAAAGAAGTaaataaagaaacagaagcaGAACAGCTTACATACATTTCATAAACATTCTGCTCAAACAAAACAACATCCCCACTGCATGCATCACCTGCATTACACTTTTCATTAGATTCTGAAGACCGtgatatttaattattcaaGAACTATAAGAATATGAGTGGCATAACCACCATAGTTACAACTTTCCAGTCTATAGTGAATTATAGAAATTGTCTTTACATCCTCATTGACACTAGAATTGTAAAGTGTAAATTTCACCAACTGGTGAAAGGGAAAATATTGGGGTTGATGATGAGTAAAAAACATATACTTTTTAAAACAAAGTACTTAAGGGGCAAAAATGGAGGGGAAAACAAACATCTACaatgtttcttttaatttttaaacatatTAGTGAGTATTATCATATTGTTACTTCTAAACATACCTGACAAAAACGAATTCTACAAAGaggtttaaaatttaaatcaacgTATCttaccaaagaaaaaaaattcaacacaaatttttttattttgaaaattattagtaCTCACTCACCTTTACAGTCCAACACAAAGCTAGAGCGTGGGTACTTTCTTTCGCCTCCACCATTTATGATCCTGGAAATATAGCAGAATCAGAAATGCCATGTGGTTTACCAAAGTAAgaaattgttttattttaaataataataattataataacttACTGCAGATGCTCCTTAATACGCTGGACGAGTACATCCTTATTTCCAGATAGCCTCAGACAATTCTTTCGCAAATACAACTTGCATTCGTCAACTTTCAATCTCTCTAGCATTCCCCCTGCCAGCCAACACAACAACAGAACATCAAGGAAATCTTTCAAAACTAATAACAACCCACCTCAGTGGCTAACAGTTTAGCATTTCAACATCTCTTTGGCAGCGATTGGTTATTGTCCTGAGACAAAAGAGACAAGGACATTGAGGACAAATATATGTTTGGAGAAGGGAAACAAATCAACCAAATAATTCggaaaaaccaatgaaaagcCTGAAACATAAATCCAATTAATTTAAAAACCAGTACAGAAAAAACCACATCCCTTTCATTTAAATTCTGAATATGCCTCTCCCAAACTAAGTGCCATTAGAATTCTTTCTAGTTCCATATCTTACATCATAATCTCCAGAGCAGTCCCCTACTACCCTGTCCTTTCTTCCCTTGATCCAATAGAGGAACAATAAACATATTCCAGGACTAATTTTAAGCTAATTTCATTAGATCCAAGAGGAATGGAGGCAGGAGGCATATCTCTACTATCTTTGCACAAGGGAGACTTGTTTTCACTACATGAGTAACTAATAATAGCTTAGGGTTTCATTGTCTGTCTACATTTCCTCTATTTAATTCCGCTCATTTGATCATAGACATAAAGAAATCAAGAAACAAATctcaaattataaatatgtaTGAGGGAAGAAATAGACActaacctttgattaacctttcAACCCTCTCAAAATTTACTTCGTTAAAAGCAGGTGTTGTTATCTCTATCTCTTCTGGATTTGTACCATCAACAACTCTGAAAGCAAACACCAAATTAAGAGAAGCTTACCATCAACTTGCATATAGATTCTGAATCATGATTAGTTCAAACGGGAGAAGATCAGACAAATAAATACCTTGCTTTTGCCGTGTTGGTGGAAGGTGAGAGTGAGAGGTATGAGAACTTGCTCTCCGTTTCTTCATAAAAAGGATCGCCTTCGAAATCGTCACAGTAGGAACCATGGTTGCTGCTGAGTTCGTGTGGCTCCAAAGGTGAATGTTTGTTCGCCATTGATTCTGTCTCCTGCTTGAGGCTATTGGGTTCAGACTTGAGAGTTGAGAGGGTTAATATATATGAATATGATTTCATGACCGTTGTCAGAAAGACTTCAAAATTCTAggaataataaatattaaataggACAA from Arachis stenosperma cultivar V10309 chromosome 9, arast.V10309.gnm1.PFL2, whole genome shotgun sequence encodes the following:
- the LOC130950899 gene encoding zinc finger CCCH domain-containing protein 62-like, with product MKSYSYILTLSTLKSEPNSLKQETESMANKHSPLEPHELSSNHGSYCDDFEGDPFYEETESKFSYLSLSPSTNTAKARVVDGTNPEEIEITTPAFNEVNFERVERLIKGGMLERLKVDECKLYLRKNCLRLSGNKDVLVQRIKEHLQIINGGGERKYPRSSFVLDCKGDACSGDVVLFEQNVYEMFNIASRSASGPSCGKRTVAGRIVKESYGTAKQQHTFTIEVLWSKGEKPFPPLHPLLIKGRNLYRLKTLRQKWEDEGERQKILTEKHSRGSIARADREARVQEKVNRQAIVENRVSRKHSVIHHPHAINQEKPAFLSKSSAVSAINQEKPPFPSAVTEQWSKSASSRRSNESTSFGVNHVNNQQDWKHSSDPIIKAQLGDLHSKEKGQYQYHPSERNRFAHRNPLTSANHLLPLLNNREIHKQKQLCRYYAGGRCYFGDNCKFVHDLILSNQEQSLIH